TTTGTAGTCTAGGAGCAATAGGCTATACCATATAGCCTAGGTGTGTAGTAGGATATACCATCctggtttgtataagtacactctatgatcgaggttATACCATCCgggtttgtgtaagtacactccATGGTCGAGGCTACACCATCcaggtttgtgtaagtacactctatgatcgaggctataccatccaggtttgtgtaagtacactctatgatatTCGCACAACGACGAAATCGCCCAACGTCGCAGTTCTCGGAGCATATCCCCATCATTAAGCGATGCATGTCTGTATTCAACAATTTCTTATCAAAAgctattaaacataaacatttacacactggaaaggagccATGTTGGCAGAGGTATGAATGGGAGAATTCTGGGAATATTCCACCCAGGGGAAGAACCAACTCCAGTTGGACTGGTGGCAACTGCTACAACAATACCTCAGCAAAGAAGGGTTGTGTATGTTGAGTCATTGCAATAATCATGAGAATTCCTTCATTAGGTAATGCTCTAATAaccattaaaattaatgtacgTATATTATGTGGCATCTTTCAATACAGTTTCTCAAAACACTACAATAAACAAGATACATGTATTAAAACTAAAACTATAATCCCCAGGTATCTCTTAACATCTCTTCAGACAGAGTGTTTAATAGGACAAAAGTTTGGGATAACGATGGGGGATATTATTGCATTTCCGAATGAAAGGAAGAGATTTTACATACGGTGTCTCTGATAGCGTGAAGCAGACAGCCTTGCTAGCACCCTGTAAAGTGTTTTTCCTGCCTCGAGAGATGGTCAAAGCAGGTTCTTGCTTTGCAGCAATGAAGTTTACGTGTAAAGCGGAGCATATATGTTATCGGAGCCAAACCTGGCTAGAATGAATCCAGTCTGATTGGCTTTGGTGATTTTTGGGAGGGCAGTGTCGAGACTACATGCTGATGTTTTGGTTAAATTTAAAGTCCACATTCAGCAAACTAATAGGTCAAAAGCAGGagcattctttaaaaaaaaaagaagactaGTTGAAGCATGTTGTTAATTATCGGCACAAGTACAGGGCATAATTCGGAGCAGAATTTCTTACAGAATTTCATGGAAAAGCCATCTAAACCTGGCACCATCCCAGATCTCTTGAGGATAAGACgataaattaaaatacagaaattagcTTGTTACAGTAGCTGTACTGTTGCCTCATAGCTTCAAGGCTatggtttgatccctgcttttTCAGAGGAGAATTTGCACGTTCTttccatgtctgcgtgggtttcctctcacagtgaaGCACACCAGTGAAAGGCAGTTTCCTACAGCTGAAAAGTAAACGGTTTCTTGTATGAAATATCTCCAGGATCTAAATCGAAATCTCTCTCTAAATCTCTAAGTTGTGTTTAAAAAGATAGAGCATTTAATTTACACGGTGTCACACcttggaataaattaaaatttaaattcattaattttttagttTGTGAAGTTTTATTTGTTATACCTGAAGTAGGCAGTTTAATTCTGAAATTTTTAGATGGTTTGTATTTTATGTGAATTTAGTATGAAGTTGGGGGATGAGAGTACCTGTCTTTTCTTGTCTTCCCAGTGTCCAGAAGGAGACAGTGGTCTCATCTGTACGTCTTTTAAGAGTGCTGAATCAATGCCTTGTAGAGACAGTGGGTCCAAAATGTGCTAATTTTATCAAAATTATTGTAAGCACTGTAATCTACTTTGTCAGATGAACTCCCGACGACCTgtcagcagaaactgaaatcccaTTTGAAGAAGAAGTTTGAGTGTTTATTTGAAGGATTAACTAAGCAAGGAAACCCAACCCTTCTGAatgatatttacacagagctctacataaCTGAAGGTGGTACTGGTGGGATCAGggatgaacatgaagtgagacaCATTGAGAGAACACTTAAGAAACCAGCTGTGCAAGAAACTACAATCaaatgcagtgacatttttacacctttacctGGAAAAGCAACACATATAAGAACTGTGCTGACGCAGGGGATTGCAGGCATCGGAAAAACAGTCTCTGTGCAgaaatttattctgaattggacagaaggaaaagcaaaccaagacatttgtttcatatttcctcttcctttccgGGACCTGAATTTGATGAAGGATAAAGAATTCAGTCTGATACAGCTGCTTCACTACTTTCTCCCATAACTGAAAGGGTTTGGACCCACTCAGCTCTCAAATTTCAAAGTCTTGTTCATCTTTGACGGTTTAGATGAATGAGTCATGTTTCTACAAGAAGTTAAACATTATTAGAGCACTATTGTACTTTCTAAAAACCCCAGTGCTGTGAGAACTGTGATTCTAATGGCATCTAACCCCATTTGTGACGAATAaatctttatttactttttctgtatATTGTAATGAGCAGGTGGGAAAAcaggtctattgtaaatagttgaattgtgggaaaactggagtaaagtgttcaaccactggggggaattgtggggaatataatggggtgactgtgtttgggaGCATGTGAAAAGCCTAGGGCCACCAAACAGGCTACGAAGGCTGACTTGAGGTGCAGATCCTTGAAGAAACAGAGTCCTTGGCCCAAGAGtattatttctctgtgttttaataaaatgttcacaatgaacgctgcctgtgcatcctttTTCACCCCATCTGAATGCAGAATGTTGACCGCCACATTGGTGTTAGAAGTGGGATGGGGTAGAACAATGAGGCTGCATTCAGGGGTTATGGAACACCGAAGATGGAGAAGGGAAATCGGCACCAGGAGAGAAGCCAGCGGGACGATGGAATGGTGTCTGGTGGAAGAAGAGCCTGCGACGGTGGAGAGTGAGGCGGGGGAGCTGTTGCAGAGAGCGCTGTGgcggagaagagctgcgaggtgccgaTGAACAGggagcaggtcgagtggggtctccctgcgcccAGGGTGAAAGGGGTCAGATGACGTGCTGCGGGGGGTGCAGAACAGCGCACCTCGGTGACGGACGGGCAGGGCGAACCCTCGATCGGCCACAAATTCACCCACGTTTGAAAATGATCGCCCATTAGAAAGCACCCACGCTGCCGGAATCGCGGCGAGCTTCCGATACGGCGGCTCGATTTATTTTAATGCCGCAAAAGGAAGCAGCCGCtctcacgggggggggggggacacacgaGAGGGGTGTTCTGCTCACCACCAACGGCGGAGCTGGGACAGCACGGAGCAGCTGCGGTGGGGGAGCTCATTGCGGTCGGCGAGAACCGCGCCACCAAGCGATCCGGATACGTGCGTGACAAGGAGCCGAGCTGTGGGACCGAGGCCGGGCGGACAAGGGAcgaattcatttatttttaaatgttcttttctttgtttattctaGCTGGCATTGTTGGTTGTTGTAATATTTCAATCTggttggagtttgcatgttctccccgtgtctgcacgggtttcctcccacagtccaaagacatgctgttcaggtttccccagagcgtgtgtgttccactgatgcatggagaagtgacccactgtaagcagtgtatctagcagtgtaaatcaccctggtggataaagtgtgtgggctgacgacactacagagttcaccggaagtctcttcggagaaaagcatctgctaaataaatgtaaaactagttctgtgttttctgtatgctctagggacagctggtagtagtACTTAGAGCTACTTTctctagatccaaaggtcacaggttaagtccccacctccagctgtagtactcttgagcaaggtacttaccctaatttttccagcaattacccagctgtaatgggtaaataactgtaagcttgtaataactgtgaccttaacgttacattgtaagtcgcagtttgtttggagaaaactaagcgtcggctaaatgtcACTGATCCTTACGTTTGTAATACTGTTCACTTTGGTCAGAACTCGGGCCCGAATCCCGATCCGGCTCACGTCACGGCAACACGGCTATAATATTGTACAGTCTAGGCCTTAGGTCTGTACTTTTCCACTCATTGAATTAAATCGTATTGCGTGAGAACTCTGATTCTGGAGTTTCACGTTTGATTTCGGTAAACCGAGAAGCAGGGCGCGCACTCGCCAGTAAAACTCATATTGTGACATTGTAAAACGCTACCCGCTCCGCGGAGCTACAAAAGGGACACCGAATACCACGGAAACAGTCTCTGCTACGCCACTATAAGCAGCCATTTTCTTACAGGGAGTCCTATTGGCTATAACGATGCCGCGCCCCTATTGGCTGGCGGCGAGACCAATAGGAAATGCTGTTGTTCTGACGTTGTCCGTTGCACGAGGCGTGCAAAAACAGCTCCAACAGAATGGTAAGTGAACGcgataaaatgtgaaaaactgcttttatttttttcatttcatttcatttcactgtaaacacagcAACTGAGGACAGATGAAGAAGCTGAACAGCGAACATTTTACACAGCAGTTCGGATATTTTTCGTGGTTTACTTTGTTTGACCTGATGATCCTGCCGCTGCTCAGGAGTTGAAATGATTGTCCATTCCATGATTTggcattgtaaaaaaaaaaaaaaagcaataaaaacagcGGATACATGATGGGTACAGTTTAGTATTCTGTGCATTACTTCGACCACGGTGCGCCGCAACAGAacaaaatgtgtgttctttctCTTTGGGCTACGTTTCAGCCCGGCGTCGGGTTTTGGCCGAGAATCACGGATATTCTTTCGCATGATCTTCTTGCACGTCGTTCAGCTCTGACTTTTACATGGTTGATTCACGTTTGAGACGCTTCTCACAAAAGCGCTAAAATAGAGACCTGTGAAAGACACAAGATAGattacaccaatcagccacaacattgaACCACTTGCCTATGGTGAAAGATGGGGCGCAGCCAGCAATAGGACGCAGCGGCCGCTCCGGACCAgcttgtgttgctttttttgtgtaGCACCAGGCAGGATCCTGGAGGAACGTTTGCCATGATGAAGGCGTGTAcctggtctgcaacaatctgtGTCAAAGCAACATTCACAtgatgccaggacccaaggtttcccagcagaacattgcccagagcgtCACACTGCATCCTGTTGCCAGCTCTTCCCTAAGTAAACGACCCACACCCACTCAGCTGACaacacatgatctaaaagaaaaggTAATTCATCAAagcaggccaccttcttccattgctccatggtccagttctgacgctcacgtgcccattgtaggcgctttcgtTTCGGTGGTGGACGGGGGTCGGCacgggcactctgaccggtttGCGGCTACAGAGTcccatacgcagcaagctgtgatgcGCTGTGTGTTCCGACACCTTTCCATCACGGCCAGCGTTAAGGTTTTCGGCCATcggtgctacagtagctcttctgtgggatcggaccagacgggctagccttcgtTCCCCACGCgtatcaatgagccttgggtgcccGTGACTCTGttgccggttcaccggttgtccttcttTGGACTGTCGTGGTTTCCAGAGACGACACGTCACTCTTCGGGTAGTTCGTAAatttaagtaaactttgttACAAAGTAACAAAGCCGAGttggtctgcagagcaactgCCAGGCAACTCTCAAACAATTCCTTTTACACAATTTCAGATTGACACTCCCCTTTTTTACATAATTCAGATCCCCTTGGACCTGTGCccctattatttttttcatcagttttggTTAATGGCCCTTCAGTCACGGTAGCACCTACTATGGTCTGCCTAATTCTTATTGGTGGCATGGATCCCTTACTTTGGGGTTCTATTTTCTCACCTACTATTCTTGTTACTCCACTGTTATGTTTCCAGACATAATTGCCTTAAAAGGATTTTGTTGCCTTCAAGGAATTTTGTTGATTGACACTGATTGAGATTACCCTCACCAAAGGGCACATACCTAAGCTATTTTTGCTCTTGCCTGGGCCAGTTTCAGGTCACATACCCAAAATTACACTTAATTTTTACCATAGGatcacttttggtaggtactaaccactgcatactgggaatACCCCACAAGActtgctgttttggagatgctctgacccagtcacctagccatcacaatttggccttGGCCAAAGccgctcagatccttacactttcccatttttcctgcttccaacagaTCAGATTCAAGAACTGATTATTCACTTGCTACTTAATATATCCCAGCCCTTGACAGATTCCactgtaacgagataatcaacgttattcactttacctgtcagtggttttaatgtgatggctgattggtgtatatAGTGCTGTgagggatccagcagttctgagggagagagggagctcatttgaCCATCCTGGTGACCTAACTGAGAATTTATGGACTTCTTATTTTGGAaccttgtgtgtgtcagttttatGGTTACAGTGTTGATTTGTTTGTGCGGTGGCAGTGTGTCGTAGAAACACACGTGTCTGAGTGGGAAGTGATGGTTCATAGTggctcgtgtgtgtgcgtgtgaagcTGCGACGAGAAGCCCGACTGAGGAGGGAGTACCTCTACCGGAAGGCTCAGGAGGACCGGCTACATACCATtgaggagaagaagcagaagctgAAAAATGCTCTTGATGGTGAGCAGTGCATGCATGTGTCTGTCCACCTGAAGAACTTTCACTTATCAGCTGCATTTCCTGATCCTTGCATTGTACATTTTCAgtgtaatgtacaaataaagGCCCTAAGTTGCCTCATGTTTAACACAGAAGTGAATGTGAGATGATGTGTCCCAGCTGTGGTGTATAAAACACCCTGTCCAAGCACTCCATCTCTCTCACTCATCCTCCCTTTCCCTCTCTAATTTTTGGGTATGTGATGCAGCAGTCTGTACTCTGAGGAAGTAACGCTCCCGAGTCTTTTTCAGAGAACCATCTGATCCCTACGGAGGTTCGCAAGGAGGCTCTGCAGCTCCAGAAGCTGCTTGAGTATGATGATGAGGGTGCCGAAGGTGAGTACTGCACGCCCGTGGATGTTCTCCGCTATAGGTCTCCTGCTGCGAGGGACTGTAAACCCAGGCGAATCTGAATTTCTCATCAGGTGTGAGCAGTCACATGGATGACGAGTACAAATGGGCGGGAGTGGAGGACCCCAAAATCATGATCACGACGTCCAGGGACCCTAGCTCCAGACTGAAGATGTTTGCTAAGGTCTGCTGGAAGGAAGTGGGTGGAGATGAGTGAGAAGGTTTTCCACTACAGTACAGGAATCTTCTGGGAAAGCAGAACAAGACAGGAAGGGGTCCAACAGTTACAAGCGGATTTAtggttctctgtgtgtttgtccacACTGATATCCTGGGTCTTCGTGCAGGAGCTGCACTGTAATGTTCTTTAGTTTACATGTGATCTTTCCGGAATGGTGCCTCATGTAAAATGCAGATGAATTGGCATTGGCTAAAGGGTGCTATACACACACTTATATCACACTGTACTACTGATGTCCTGCAGGCAGGGAGGTAGGGATGGCAGGGGCAGGCTGCTGTTCTTGTGCTCATGTGCTGTGGActttttctgtgtcactgctaGGAGATGAAGCTAATCTTCCCGGGGTCCCAGCGGATGAACAGGGGAAAACACGAGGTGCCGGCACTGGTACAGGCCTGTCGGGCTGGAGGGATTACCGACCTTGTCATCCTGCACGAGACGAGAGGCCAGCCAGGTATGTGGTGAAGCCCTGCCCATGGCAGGTATTATGGTGAAAAGGCTTCCCTAGATCTCCTGTGGGGTCGGGTGACTCATGGGCAGGATAAAGAAATGAACTGCTGGTGTTTCCGGTGCTTTCCACAGACGGCCTGGTAGTGTGTCACCTGCCCTTCGGACCAACAGCCTACTTCACGCTCTACAACGTGGTGATGAGGCATGACATCCCACACATTGGCACCATGTCGGAGGCTTTCCCACACCTCATCTTCCACAACTTCACTTCGCGTCTTGGTACCAGGGTTAGTGGCCCATGCACATGTTTGTGGGATGTTCTGCTCAGGAGGGTGAACTCTGTGGTTGGTAAGATTGGCAGGTGCTTCCTATCTGGCCATGTGGATTGCTTCGCTAATGTTCTCCTCTCTAGGTGTCCAACATCCTCAAGTATCTGTTTCCGGTCCCCAAGGAGGACAGCCACCGTGTGATCACCTTTGCCAACCAGGAGGACTACATCTCCTTCAGGTGACACCTCATCTTGTTTGTGGTTGTGCTTGTGGAGAGCTTGTGTGTGTTGAACATTAACCGTCGCTTTGCTTCACAGACATCACACATATAAGAAGAAGGACCACAAGAATGTCGAGCTGGCAGAAGTGGGGCCGAGGTTCGAGATGAAGTGTGAGGTTCACGACTGCCTTAAACACACAAAAGTTATATTAAGTTAGACTTCATTAGTTGTAAACcgatttcagtattttttaatctAGGAGAGGTGGGAAGCcattggcacttggacccccaggtttttttttttttctcctttgacttGCACTTGGGAGTTCTTTGTTCcattcctctgtggccagtagggatacttacagctttagtaaatgcattgggattaataatgcattactctagtatatagtcaTCTATcttatttgtcttatccctttgttcagtgctgtgtgtcactgtgtgagaagagcactctatagaAATGCATTGAATCGAGATGTTTGGGCTGGTGTACATCAGAGCCtgatcgtgtgtgtgttcctccctCAGTGTACATGATCAAGCTGGGCACACTGGAGAACGAGAACACAGCCGATGTGGAGTGGCGCCTCCACAGCTACACGCGCACAGCCAAGAAGCGCCGGTTCCTCAGTGTGGAGTAGTAGCCTGACACATGTGCGCCACCTATAGGCTGCCAGAGGGGAGCTCTCGCTGTGAACGTTGCTTGTTctggagagacagagatggCTGTCATGTTCAGGCAGAGTGGGTTGGCTTGCAATGTTGGATTTCTCCCTTGGGTCGCTGCACAGGTAGTTCACTGCAGTGCGCAGACACTCCTAACATTTAGAGGTTTGACATTGCACTACTCACCCGCTCATCTTCGGTTTTGTTCCACTTCTAATTGCTGATAAACGGCACactagtgtgttttttttttttttccattttttttatttgtttccttgACTTGGTAAGAATATTTCCTGTTTCTGATGTACTGTCAGAATGAAGACTATTCTATTTGATGTACACATTGGTcaatgtgtaataaaataaatttatagaGAAATGAATTTTTGTGATTATTGTGTttgtgataaatatttaaatgtgttgatTTTCAGATTTCAAATCCAACAATGAATGCTTACGTCACAAAGGTCTCTTTAGCTTaagtgcttcagtaaatatcagAATGCAGTATGTTCTGCCTgggtctgtgtggtttttctcCCAGAGTCTAGAAAGATGGAAtttgggtgaactggtgacactgtAAATTGAGCTTAGCGTGTATGACGGTGTGTgtctaccttgtgatggactttgCTCCCATTCTTCTGTGGGTAGCAGTTTgtatttactgcagtaacttacattactcatttagctgatgcttttctctaaccactatgctaccagctgtcaccatTCATAAACGCGAGCTCTTACTGAGCACCACAGGGAAGGGATGTAGTACAGGAACTGATGAACACTTAACATCTGTACAGAGGAGGGGTGAAGCAGGTCGGTGTCCGCTGTGGGGTAGGGTGGGGAGTCCGAGGAGGAACGACTCTGACACGCAGGCTCACGGTAATGGACATTTACCTTTAGTTGTGGAGCACACAGATTTGAGTGTGCCTTCTCACTCCGACCTTCTCCCAAGTGGAAAAGTTTAGTCGTTCCCAAGGGAAGCTGCTGCAGCCACATGCAATATGAACATACGTACATGCaacaaaaaatcaaaactgtTGACAAAGAGGTTCAGAGGATGCTGACCTGTCACGCAGTGAAGCCATTTGACTGCAGGAACGGAGCGCTTTACTTTGCTCTGCATCACCATCATGATTTTGGTCCTCATTATTTCACGTGTTTACATTTCCTATGCCAACTAGAGAATTTAAGGCATCTTATGAAATATAGTCACATTTTTCGAAATCAGTTGGAATAAGcacctcctctcctcttctgccATCTCGTATTCTGTGCACTGTCTACAATCCAGCCAACATCCTTCCAGTCATCGGTGATCTTTCCATAGAATCTGTAAAGTTTTTACTCTGTGACGTCACTCCCAACGCCTCACCGCCCCTTGCGCGCACGTCCGGCTAATTGTCGAATTCATGGCTGGGTGGTGTCCAATCAGCGCGGCCCTTGAGGCAAACGGACCAATGGGGACGCAGCGCGCCGTGGCACCGCCCTGACGACGCGCACATTCTTGCCTCGTTCTTCGGGCCGAGAGTATTCAAGATGGCTGCCTCAGGTAGGTGTTTATTTCCAGAAACAAAACGCAAACACTTGCGTGACACTCGAAGGGGAACAGTCGCCGTGTCCGTTCCTCGGGGCGTCGACATCCCTTTGTGTCATTCTCTCGGTTTATAAAGACCCGGTTGTGCGCCACGTGGCAGGTCCACTTACTACTTTTAAACTTGAAGTTGAAGCgtaaaagagagagagcgctAGACCTCGGCAGCTAATCTGTATCGCTACGGACACGCCAGAGTAGTGGAGGGGGCGCAGGCAGGCAGGTGTACGCGGGTGCAGGCTCCCCCGGCCCGGAAAAGATGCTCCCTGGCTTTTCCCGAGGGACTCCGGCAGGTCGCCGACTGCCGCCGGCACTCTCGGGGCACTGACTGAGCGGCGTCCGCGCCGCAAACACTCCGGTCCACCGAGCTTGTCCGAGGTGTCTTCAGTCAGTGTCTCCCGTTTTCCCCccctggtctctctctctcgctctctctctgctgtgttTGTCCCCTTTCCGGCAcgaaaaacaaaagcactttttttcgTTAAACTTGATTTGTCCATCTGACACCTGCAGCCCGCTGCTGGCCGTCGCGTCGGACCTGTGCCTAGTAACCGTTACTAGCTCGAGCGACGGGTAAATTGCTTTTCTCTATTTGTGTTGTTAacgtacagtatataatttgtGGGGGGAAGTGTATTAATTTACACGAGTCAAAGGTTAGCCTGCTCGTTCTGTACCTAGAAACACTGAGCGCGGCGGCCTGCTCGCCTCGTCCAGCTCGCGCTCCGTCAGCCTCGAAGTCCTCACTCAGTCTGGTACAAAAAAAGGTACATATTTgccttaataaaaaaataaagcatataTTTCTGTCGGAGAACCTTCTGTGTTGTGCACAAAGTGTATCTTTCTGTCAGAAAACTTCATATTCCTGTCGGAAAACCATTGCATCGTTCTTGTCAGAAAGTATATTTTTCACAcaactgtgttttcatttaaataggaatatatatttatagttatCAAAATACCATATGTTTCTGTCTAAAAACCACTGTTCTGTCAGAAAATATCCATCAAGGCCCATTCTGGTTGAGGCCCTACAGCTGAACATCCACTGAAGCTTCACTGTGACACCCAGAAATTGAACTAAATCATGATGAATTCTACCCACACGTTCGCTGGATGCCTTTACTTTGGAGATCCTGCTTCGGCAGCACGGTGGTCCAGCTTCCATGATGTTGAGGTCCTGCTTGGTGCCAGTGACAACCTAGTTTGCTGAGATGAGCATCTCGTGCTCATGTTCTTTTTCAGTAAGCCACCTTCAGGTGCTTGGGTGATGACATTGCGATGAAACAATTGCTTAGGAGCTGTTGAGCGGTTCAAGTCATGGTGTTCTAAAGCCACATGTAAATTAATGTGTGTTTAAAGGGTACGTTTCTATCCGTGATGAAGGCAGCAGTGCCGGCCTTAGGCATGAACAAACattgaaatgtcaaaataaaatttactgtAATGGTCTGCTGTGGCAATGGAGATAGTAAAAgcagacccccacccccaaaaaaatGCGTACAGTATTCGCAAATACTTATTTGCTTTAAAACTGTCTTAGTGGGCCAGATTGTGCAACAGCTTTCCTGCCTAGAGCTGCTTAATAAAGGTTTTCGCACCATGTCCACTTGTTTCACCACTATGGattaacagtgaaaatattaaatacaaaatgtttgtgttaaaCACTAACGATTTCACTGATTTTAGTCACTGTGATGTGCACCTGACACTAACTATAGTGGGTTTAGCTGATGGGTTTGGTTACTGAGGTGCAGTGACCTTTCGTTTGCATGCATATGAACCCTCAGTTGTTGAATTTCTCTCCAACAGCACCTCCCTTTGGGGAGAGAGATGGAGGCAAGTAGGGAAAGTAGTTATGGATTGTGAATTAATGGTAAAAGTGTCTTTGTgcttatgaacaaaacaaatgatGCAAAGTTCTGCTCTCTTGTTCTTAAGCTGAGGAGCCTGTGTGCTTGTCATTTTGTAGTAGGTTAAGGATGATCTGGAACCCTCGTCCCCTGGCCCACCGAGAGCCGGGACCCACACTCTTCACTGTTCCATTAAGATCTTACTGATCCCTCACCTGTTCTTTTCCCAGTTTTCAGTTGAGGGTCCATGTCCCTGCCCCCACTGTGAATGAAGCTGTCCAGCAACTCCAGTGTGTCAGCACGGCCCCCGCCTCTCATCTTGCCTCCCATCATGTCCTCTTCTtcgtcctgctcctcttctCTGGAGACCAGTCCGGAGGACACTCCCCGAGGGGGCGGTACCATCCGCGTCTACCTCCCCAACAAGCAGCGCACTGTGGTGTGTTCCCATGCCAATCATTTTGACTCCACTTGGTAACATaataagaaattttttttatttaaaaa
Above is a genomic segment from Scleropages formosus chromosome 2, fSclFor1.1, whole genome shotgun sequence containing:
- the imp4 gene encoding U3 small nucleolar ribonucleoprotein IMP4, encoding MLRREARLRREYLYRKAQEDRLHTIEEKKQKLKNALDENHLIPTEVRKEALQLQKLLEYDDEGAEGVSSHMDDEYKWAGVEDPKIMITTSRDPSSRLKMFAKEMKLIFPGSQRMNRGKHEVPALVQACRAGGITDLVILHETRGQPDGLVVCHLPFGPTAYFTLYNVVMRHDIPHIGTMSEAFPHLIFHNFTSRLGTRVSNILKYLFPVPKEDSHRVITFANQEDYISFRHHTYKKKDHKNVELAEVGPRFEMKLYMIKLGTLENENTADVEWRLHSYTRTAKKRRFLSVE